ACTATTTCGAGCTGACCACGCTGCCAGAAAAAATGGAAGGTGTGGTTAACGTGCATCTCGATGCCGTGGAACATGGTGACACCATCGCCTTTATGCACAGCGTCCAGGATGGTGCAGCCAGTAAAAGTTACGGTCTTGCTGTGGCGGCGTTGGCCGGTGTACCGAAAGAAGTTATCAAACGTGCACGCCATAAATTGAAGGAACTGGAAGCCCTTTCAGGCAGCTCAGCAGCCTCGACGGTGGAGGGTGCGCAGCTGCCGCTCCTGGTAGCAGACACGTCACCGGCAGTTGAGGCACTGGAAGCGCTCGATCCCGATACCCTGACACCACGTCAGGCGCTGGAGTGGATCTATCGTCTGAAAACGCTGGTGTAGAAGCAGCAGGATGGTGGCAGCTCGTCACCATCCTGAATGACAGGCATAAAAAAACGGTGACCAGATGGTCACCGTTTTTATGTAGCGATTACGGTTTATTCACGAAACAGTGCTTCGATATTCAGGCCCTGAGTTTGCAGGATTTCACGCAAACGACGTAGACCTTCAACCTGAATCTGACGGACACGCTCACGGGTCAAACCGATTTCGCGGCCAACATCTTCCAGCGTTGCCGCTTCATAGCCCAACAGGCCGAAACGACGCGCCAGCACTTCACGCTGCTTGGCATTGAGTTCAAACAACCACTTAACGATGCTTTGTTTCATATCATCGTCCTGCGTGGTGTCTTCCGGGCCGTTATCTTTTTCATCGGCCAGGATGTCCAGCAACGCTTTTTCGGAATCACCACCGAGTGGCGTATCAACCGAGGTAATGCGCTCGTTGAGACGCAGCATACGGCTTACATCATCAACCGGTTTATCCAGCTGCTCGGCGATCTCTTCAGCACTCGGCTCATGATCGAGCTTGTGAGAAAGTTCACGCGCAGTACGCAGATAAACATTCAACTCTTTAACAATGTGGATAGGCAGACGAATGGTACGGGTTTGGTTCATGATCGCCCGTTCAATGGTCTGACGAATCCACCAGGTGGCGTAAGTCGAGAAGCGGAACCCACGTTCCGGGTCAAACTTCTCTACTGCGCGAATCAGGCCGAGATTCCCCTCTTCAATCAGGTCAAGCAGAGCCAGACCACGATTGCTATACCGACGGGCAATCTTGACCACCAGGCGCAGGTTACTTTCAATCATGCGGCGGCGAGAAGGAATGTCGCCTCGTAATGCGCGGCGGGCAAAGAACACCTCTTCTTCCGCCGTTAATAATGGAGAATAACCAATTTCTCCGAGGTAGAGCTGCGTCGCATCCAAAACGCGTTGCGTCGCACCCTGTGACAACAACTCTTCTTCCGCTACATCGTTATCACCAGGTTCGTTCTCAACGAGAGCCTTCTCATCAAAAACCTCAGCTCCGTTCTCCTCGAATTCCGCATCTTCGTGTAACTCGTTAACTTTCAGCGTATTCTGGCTCATAAGCGGCTCCTACCCGTGATCCAAGGGCAGAACACCTGGGTTCTGCCGGATTATCGTTGCGGTAAGTAACGCAACGGATTTACGGATTTCCCCTTGTAACGAATTTCAAAATGCAATCTTACTGAACTGGTTCCGGTGCTACCCATGGTAGCGATTTTTTGCCCAGCTTTAACTTCCTGTTGTTCCCGGACCAGCATAGTGTCGTTATGGGCGTACGCACTCAGGTAGTCATCATTGTGTTTGATGATGATTAAATTACCGTACCCACGGAGCGCGTTGCCTGCGTATACCACCCTACCCGAAGCAGTGGCGACAACAGGTTGTCCACGCGAACCGGCGATATCGATCCCTTTGTTTCCGCCTTCCGCAGCGGAGAAGTTATCGATGATCTTCCCATCAGTCGGCCAACGCCAGCTTCCCACTGGGGTTGTGCTATCCGTTGTGCTGCTGACTGTGGGCGGTGCGATAACCGGAGCTGTGGTCGTTGCCACATTATTTGCCCCTTTCGACGGCAACAATTTGCTGCCTGAAGAATTACCCGAATCATCAGAATACGTAATAACAGGTTGCTGTGCAACCGGGGTCGATTTAATTTGCGAAGAACCCGGTGTAACGGGTACGCCGCCCTGAGTTGCATCGGCCGCAGTGATAGCGTTACCACCGGTAATTGACTGTCCGGATCCATTACCAACCTGCAACGTTTGCCCGGCGCTCAGGCTATACGGGGCGGCGATGTTGTTGCGTTGGGCCAAATCGCGAAAATCGTTGCCGGTAATCCAGGCGATATAGAACAGGGTATCGCCACGCTTAACGGTGTAAGTCTCACCGCCATAACTACCTTTAGGAATATTCCCATAATTGCGGTTGTATACAATGTGACCATTTTGCGTCGTCACATTATCATTACCACTAATCATTCCGCCCGACGCGGGCGCAGAAGGTACACCACCACTTAACATTCCGCCACGAGGCATGGCCGGTACACCGCCGCCTGAAGCGTCGCTCATACCACCGTTTCCACCAATCTGACTAATGGGTGCCTGTGTGTTATCGCTGGAGCTACAGCCTGCCAGCCAGAAACCGACCACTGTCAGTGCCGCCAGACGGCGTAATTGAAATATTGTGCTTCCCGTGCTCATTGATCCCCCGTGATGGCAATCCTGGATATAACTGTGACTGCGTTAGCCGCATTTTACACTGCGTAATGCGTCCGAAACGGCCTTTCGCTTTGATTAACAAGGATAGTAGCAAGATCAACTGCGCCATGCTATGTAACAGTTGTGAACAAGTACGAAGCGCTTTAGGCCAGATCGCCCTGAACTAAAGGCACAAAGCGGACGGGTTCGATGATCTCTTCAATCATCTCATCCCCCTGGCGACGCAGACGTTTCAACACTTGCTGATCTTCTCCAACCGGCAGCACCATTCTGCCGCCATCGCGCAATTGCGCTATCAGCGCAGTCGGAATTTCAGGTGGTGCTGCGGTGACGATAATGGCATCGAACGGACCGCGTGCCGCCCATCCCTGCCAGCCATCACCGTGGCGAGTGGAAACATTATGGAGATCGAGCTGCTTCAGGCGGCGTTTCGCCTGCCACTGCAACCCTTTGATGCGTTCAACGGAATAAACGTGGTTAACAAGATGGGCCAGAATAGCAGTCTGATAGCCGGAGCCGGTGCCGATTTCCAGCACACACGCATCAGCATTTAACTCAAGCAGCGCTGTCATCCGCGCCACCATATAAGGCTGTGAAATGGTTTGCCCGCTGCCAATCGGCAGTGCGACATTGTCCCAGGCTTTGTGTTCGAAGGCTTCGTCGATAAAACGCTCACGCGGCACATCAGCGATGGCTTTCAGCAGATGTTCATCATGGATGCCCTGCGCGCGCAGTTGCGCCAGCAGGGTTTCGACGCGCCGACTCACCATGCCAAATCCACCTCCGCCTGGGTCAGCCATTCGCTTAACACCAACTGCGCCGCTGGAGCGGTCAGGTCAACATGCAATGCGGTGATGGAAACGTAACCGGCATCAACTGCCGCAAAATCGGTATCCGGACCCGCATCCAGCTTTTCGCCCGGCGGCCCGATCCAGTACAGGGTGTTACCACGCGGATCCTGCTGACGAATCACCTGATCGGCCGGATGTCGGCTGCCACAACGCGTCACGCGGAAGCCTTTCACTTCTGACAGGGGTAAATCAGGTACGTTGATATTCAGGATGCGGCCGGTACGCAGCGGCTCACGCGTCAGGGCGCGCAGCAACGCGCAGGTCACTGCAGCTGCGGTGGCGTAATGCTGATGACCATTAAGGGAGACGGCCAGTGCCGGTAACCCGAGATGGCGTCCCTCCATGGCAGCGGCGACGGTGCCAGAATAAATCACGTCATCACCGAGGTTTGGCCCGGCATTGATACCGGAAACCACGATATCCGGGCGCGGTTGCATCAGGGCATTTACCCCGAGAAACACGCAGTCAGTCGGTGTGCCCATCTGTACGGCGATATCGCCGTTTTCATGGGTAAAGGTACGAAGCGGTGTTTCAAGGGTCAGCGAGTTTGAGGCACCGCTCCGATTACGATCGGGTGCCACCACCTGCACTTCAGCAAACTGACGCAGTGCGCGCGCCAGTGTCTGAATGCCTGGAGCATGAATTCCGTCATCATTACTCAGCAATATCCGCATCGTTACCTTCTTGTTGGAGAAGCTCACGCACCACGCTGGTGGCATAGCTGCCCGCAGGCAGCCAGAACTCCATCTCCAGCGTCACATCATCCCACCAGTTCCAGCGCAACGCTTTCGGCACCACGCGCATTGCACGTCGTGCCGCATCAACACGTTCACGCTCAAGCAGTGTAATCAATTCTGCCGCACCTGCCAGGCTCTGCTGTTCAAATTCAAGCGCTTCCGCCTGGGTGCCCCAGCCACCTCGTCCGGCTAATGGGGCAGTGATGCGCAGTTCATCCTGGTCCACGCGCTGTTGCAGCTCAGCCAGTTCTTCGGCCTGCGCCACAAACCAGCTACCACGCCCGGTCAGCTGTAATGCATCACCGCTGATGACTGCGTCCAGGCAATTGTCACGCTGTAAGCGGGCGCTGGTCACCTGATTAAACAGATGGCTGCGCGTCGCCGAAAGCAGCAGGCCTTTTTTGTTACGATCGCGTGGGCGAAAGCTATCCTGCGCCCACTGCCGGGCCTGCGTCAGATTATTACCCTCGCGCCCGAAACGCTGCTCGCCAAAATAATTCGGCACACCGCTTTTCTGAATTTTCTGTAAACGCTGTTCCACCTCAGTGCGATCCGAAATTTGACGGATCACCAGGCGAAACGCATTTCCCGCCAGCGCACCGGTACGTAGTTTACGCTTGTGGCGCACCACCTGCAGGATTTCCACGCCTTCAAGCTGAAATTCAGACAGATCAGGCATAGCGTTACCCGGTAGACGGAAACAAAGCGTCTGTTCCGTCACCGCATGGCGGTCCTTCATCCCGGCGTAGCTGAGATCGCGCACGTGCACACCTAAAAATTTCGCCAGCGCTTCCGCGACGAAACGGGTGTTGCACCCGATTTTACGGATACGCACCAATAGCTGCTCACCTTCACCATCATAGGGATAACCGAGATCCTCAATCACGACAAAATCTTCCGGATTGGCTTTGATCACCCCGGTCGCGCGTGGTTCGCCATGCAGGTACAGCAATTCACTCATGCCGTTTCTGCCTTAACCAGTAGCGCAACCGCTTCACAGGCAATGCCTTCGCCGCGCCCGGTAAAACCCAGTTTTTCTGTCGTCGTGGCTTTGACGTTGACCTGATCCATATGGCAACCAAGATCTTCGGCGATATTCACGCGCATTTGCGGGACGTGCGGCAGCATCTTCGGTGCCTGGGCAATGATGGTGACATCCACATTACCAATCTGGTAACCCTTCTGCTGGATACGACGCCAGGCTTCACGCAGCAGGCCACGGCTGTCCGCGCCTTTATAAGCAGGATCGGTATCAGGAAACAATTTGCCGATATCGCCCATCGCCACCGCCCCCAGCAGGGCGTCAGTCAGCGCATGTAACGCCACATCACCATCAGAATGCGCAATAAAACCCTGTTCGAAGGGAACTCGCACCCCGCCAATCACCAGAGGCCCCTCGCCTCCGAAGGCGTGCACGTCAAAACCGTGGCCGATACGCATCATGCGCTCTCCTGTAACTGAATCTGGGTAAGATAGAAGGCCGCCAGCGCCAGGTCTTCTGGCCGCGTCACCTTGATGTTATCACTGCGACCGCTCACCAGTTCGGGATGGTAGCCGCAGTATTCCAGTGCCGATGCCTCATCGGTAATGGTCGCCCCTTCATTAAGGGCGCGCGTCAGGCAGGCCATCAGCAATGCATGAGGGAAGAATTGCGGCGTCAGCGCATGCCATAAATTTTCACGCTCGACGGTATGCGCAATGGCCGCTTTGCCCGGTTCGGCACGCTTCATGGTGTCACGCACCGGTGCCGCCAGAATCGCCCCCACTTTACTGTGCTGACGCACGGCCAGCAGGCGTGCTAAATCATCGGGATGCAGGCACGGACGCGCCGCGTCATGCACCAGCACCCACTCCCCCTGCTTCACTGCCTGCAACCCCGCCAGCACGGACTCAGCGCGCGTATCGCCGCCGGTGACACGCAGCACGCGGGCATCCTGCGCCAGCGGCAAGGTGTCAAACCAGCCGTCATCGGGGCCGATGGCGACCACCACCTGTTTTACGGCAGGATGCGCCAGCAACCGCGCGACGCTGTGTTCAAGAAGGGTGAATTGACCGATGGTCAGATACTGTTTCGGGCAGGCCGCCTGCATGCGGCTGCCAATACCGGCAGCGGGCACTACGGCGATCACATCCGCAGAGGAAGAAAGGTTGTTCATGGTTTATCGTTGTTGATTTTGCGCAGCTTGTTGCGCGTTACGTTTGTTCTGGTCCGGCACCAGACGATAGAAGGTTTCACCGGGCTTGATCATGCCCAGTTCATTGCGTGCGCGTTCCTCGATAGCCTCAGAACCACCGTTGAGATCGTCAATTTCGGCGAACAGCTGATCGTTACGCGCTTTGAGTTTGGCGTTATTCGCCTGTTGTGACGCGACGTCATCATTAACGCGCGTATAGTCATGAATCCCGTTCTTACCCAGCCACAACGAATATTGAAGCCAGCCGAGCAGTACGAGTAGCAATAACGTCAGTTTTCCCATCCCCGCCCCCTGAAAAACGGCTCAATCATCCCATAACTTCGCGCCGGACTCCACTCCAGCAGCGAAAATGCCGTTCACAGGCGTTTGTCCGTACAAATAATGACGCAGATGATGAGAACATCGGCAGGTAAAGTTTTGTAACCAGCCGACGCGTTTGCACATCAGGCACAGCTTACCAGCCGGAGAGAAATGAGAAGAGTAGCCAAAACAGGCACACCACCACGATTGCCGTGACCACCCCACTCCAGAACAAATGACCACGCAGCATCAGGCTGAAGACAATACCAATCAGCACCGAAACCGGCAGCAAGGCGAGGAAGAATGGCCAGGTATAGAGGAAGAAGAACAGCGTATTGGAGCCGTAGAGCAGAAACGGAATTGCCAGAGCGCACCAGTACGAGAGAAAACCAATCACACCACCCGGTAACGACGAGCGCGGCTCATCCTGGGGGAGTTCATCTTTGCGTGCCAGCATAGGGGTAACGTTCTGCATAGAGTTCCTGTTGACGCGAAGCGCGGCAAACCGTAATGATTTGCCGCTGTCTATTCAGGATCTGATGATATCGCGGTGGCGCAGCAGGTCTAACAATTGGGCGGTCAGTTTTGTAACCAATTGTTCACCATCCAGGTGGATTGCAGGCGATTCCGGTGCCTCATAAACGCTGTCGATGCCGGTGAAATTGCGCAGTTCTCCGGCACGGGCTTTTTTATACAATCCTTTCGGATCGCGTGCTTCACACACCGCCAGCGGCGTATCGACAAACACTTCAACAAACTGGCCCTCGGCCAGCAGGTCGCGCACCATCTGGCGCTCAGCACGATGCGGGGAAATAAAGGCGGTCAGCACCACCAGCCCCGCATCCACCATCAGTTTTGCCACTTCACCGACGCGACGAATATTTTCTTTACGATCGTCATCGCTGAAGCCGAGGTCACGGCATAAGCCGTGACGCACATTGTCACCATCCAGCAGATAGGTACTGACGCCCAGACGATGCAACGCCTGCTCCACTGCACCTGCCACCGTGGATTTTCCCGAGCCGGACAGACCGGTAAACCACAGCACCACGCCCTGATGACCATGCTGCTGCTCACGCTCAGCGCGCGTCACCGGATGGTCATGCCACACCACGTTTTCATCGTGTTGCGCCATTACTGACCACCCAGCAAGTCGCGTGCATTCCAGTGTGGGAAATGACGACGAACCAACGCATTCAGTTCCAGCTCAAAGTCACTGTACTGACCAACCTCAGCGCGGCTGGCGCTTTGCGGTTCTTCAATCATGCCCGCGCCAACGGTGACGTTGCTCAGACGATCAATAAAAATCATGCCGCCAGTGACCGGGTTCTGGCGATACTGATCCAGCACCATCGGTTCATCGAAGGTCACTTCCACCAGCCCGATACCGTTCAGCGGCAGGCTGTCAGCGCTGCGTTTTTCCAGCGTGTTGATCTCAACCTGATGAATCACTTTTTCCACGCGGCCACGGGCTTTCTTACCGGCAATCTTCACATCGTAGCTCTGGCCTGGTTGCAACGGCTGCTCAGCCATCCACACCACGTTGACGGTGGCGGATTGCACCGATTTCAGCTCCGCATCAGCGTCTACCAGCAGGTCGCCGCGACTGATGTCGATCTCATCTTTCAGCACCAGGGTGATAGCTTCGCCAGCGCCGGCCTCCGGCAAATCACCGTCAAAAGTGACGATGCGCGCGATAGTCGATTCCACACCCGACGGCAGCACTTTCACGCGCTGGCCCACTTTCACCACGCCTGACGCCAGCGTTCCGGCATAGCCGCGGAAATCGAGGTTCGGGCGGTTAACGTATTGCACCGGGAAGCGCATCGGCTGATGATCAACCACGCGGTTCAGCTCCACGGTTTCCAGCACATCCAGCAGCGTCGGGCCGCTATACCAAGGCATGCTCTCGCTCTGCGAGGCCACGTTATCCCCTTCCAGCGCCGACATCGGCACAAAGCGGATATCGAGGTCTTCCGGCAGCTGCGCTGCGAAATCGAGGTAATCCTGTTTGATCTGCTCAAACCTGTCCTGATTGAATGCCACCAGGTCCATCTTGTTGATCGCCACCACCAGATGCTTAATGCCCAGCAGCGTCGAGATAAAGCTGTGACGACGGGTCTGATCCAGCACGCCTTTACGGGCATCAATCAGCAGAATCGCCAGATCGCAGGTTGAGGCACCGGTCGCCATGTTGCGCGTGTACTGCTCGTGTCCGGGGGTGTCCGCGATAATGAATTTGCGCTTCTCGGTGGAGAAGTAACGGTAAGCCACGTCAATGGTGATGCCCTGCTCACGCTCGGCCTGCAAACCATCAACCAGCAGTGCCAGATCCAGTTTCTCGCCCTGCGTACCATGGCGTTTGCTGTCATTGTGCAGCGAAGAAAGCTGATCTTCATAGATCTGACGGGTATCGTGCAGCAAACGGCCAATCAGCGTACTTTTGCCGTCGTCCACGCTACCACAGGTGAGGAAACGCAGCAGGCTTTTGTGTTGTTGCGCGGTCAGCCAGGCTTCCACGCCACCCTGATCGGCAATCTGTTGTGCAATAACGGTATTCATCTGCGTCTCCTTAGAAATAACCCTGACGTTTCTTCAGTTCCATCGAACCGGCCTGGTCGCGGTCAATCACGCGGCCCTGGCGTTCGCTGGTAGTGGAGACCAGCATCTCTTCAATAATTTCCGGCAGCGTTCGTGCTTCGGATTCCACCGCACCGGTCAGCGGCCAGCAGCCGAGGGTACGGAAACGTACCATACGCTGTTTGATCACTTCACCCGGTTGCAGGTCGATACGGTCGTCATCCACCATCATCAGCATGCCATCACGCTCCAGCACCGGACGCGGTGCGGCGAGATACAGCGGCACAATCTCGATGTTTTCCAGGAAGATGTATTGCCAGATATCCAGTTCGGTCCAGTTGGAGAGCGGGAACACACGGATGCTCTCACCTTTGTTAATCTGGCCGTTGTAGTTGTGCCACAGCTCCGGGCGCTGGTTTTTCGGGTCCCAGCGGTGGAAGCGGTCACGGAATGAATAGATACGTTCCTTGGCGCGCGATTTCTCTTCATCACGGCGTGCGCCACCAAACGCGGCATCAAAGCCGTATTTGTTCAGCGCCTGCTTCAGCCCTTCGGTTTTCATGATGTCGGTATGCTTGGCGCTACCGTGTACAAACGGGTTGATGCCCATCGCCACGCCTTCCGGGTTGCGGTGCACCAGCAACTCAGCACCCATCGCTTTGACGGTGCGATCGCGGAATTCGTACATTTCACGGAATTTCCAGCCGGTATCAACGTGCAGCAGCGGAAATGGCAGCGTGCCCGGATAGAAGGCTTTGCGCGCCAGATGTAGCATCACCGAGGAGTCCTTGCCGATGGAGTACATCATCACCGGATTACTGAACTCGGCCGCCACCTCGCGGATGATATGGATACTCTCTGCCTCCAGCTGGCGCAGATGAGTGAGTCGGTTTTGGTCCATAATTTTTCCTCAAGCCAAATTGACAACGGCGGACTCGCGAGTCCCCTGCTGTGCCGAATGTTGAAACCAGGCCAGTTGCCCGTGCAAATTCACAACTTCGCCAATCACCAGCAATGCTGGCGTCGGCGCGGAGGCGGCCAGCGCCTCCAGTTGGGCTAAGGTGCCAGTCAGCACCTGCTGATCCTGACGCGTGCCGCGGCCAATCACCGCAACAGGCGTCGCTGGATCGCGCCCGTGTTCAATCAGTCCGGCGGCAATCTCTGCCGCCTTCACCGTGCCCATATAGATCGCCAGCGTCTGACGCGCGCGCGCCAGCGACGGCCAGTCAATGCCGTTGCTGTCTGCCCGGCAGTGGCCGGTGATAAACAACACGCTTTGCGCATGGTCACGGTGGGTTAAAGGGATACCGGCATAGGCGGTTGCGCCCGCTGCCGCAGTGATACCCGGCACCACCTGAAACGGGATACCGGCAGCTTTGGCGGCCTGCAACTCTTCACCGCCACGGCCAAAAATAAAGGGATCGCCGCCTTTCAGTCGCACCACGCGTTTACCTTCCAGCGCCAGTTTCACCAGCAGCTGATTGGTCTCTTCCTGTGACACGGAATGAGCACCGGCACGTTTACCCACGCAGATACGATCGGCATCGCGTCGTACCAGCTCCAGCACCTCATCACTGACCAGGTGGTCATACAGCACCACATCCGCCAGCTGCATCACCTGCAAACCACGCAGCGTCAATAATCCGGCATCACCGGGACCGGCACCGACCAGGGTGATTTCACCCTGATTATCGCTGTCGTTCTCCAGCTCACGATCCAATGTACGACGCGCTTCATTAACATTGCCCGCCGCCATCTGG
This genomic stretch from Pantoea cypripedii harbors:
- a CDS encoding DUF3561 family protein, whose protein sequence is MQNVTPMLARKDELPQDEPRSSLPGGVIGFLSYWCALAIPFLLYGSNTLFFFLYTWPFFLALLPVSVLIGIVFSLMLRGHLFWSGVVTAIVVVCLFWLLFSFLSGW
- the cysD gene encoding sulfate adenylyltransferase subunit CysD, giving the protein MDQNRLTHLRQLEAESIHIIREVAAEFSNPVMMYSIGKDSSVMLHLARKAFYPGTLPFPLLHVDTGWKFREMYEFRDRTVKAMGAELLVHRNPEGVAMGINPFVHGSAKHTDIMKTEGLKQALNKYGFDAAFGGARRDEEKSRAKERIYSFRDRFHRWDPKNQRPELWHNYNGQINKGESIRVFPLSNWTELDIWQYIFLENIEIVPLYLAAPRPVLERDGMLMMVDDDRIDLQPGEVIKQRMVRFRTLGCWPLTGAVESEARTLPEIIEEMLVSTTSERQGRVIDRDQAGSMELKKRQGYF
- a CDS encoding protein-L-isoaspartate(D-aspartate) O-methyltransferase, which produces MVSRRVETLLAQLRAQGIHDEHLLKAIADVPRERFIDEAFEHKAWDNVALPIGSGQTISQPYMVARMTALLELNADACVLEIGTGSGYQTAILAHLVNHVYSVERIKGLQWQAKRRLKQLDLHNVSTRHGDGWQGWAARGPFDAIIVTAAPPEIPTALIAQLRDGGRMVLPVGEDQQVLKRLRRQGDEMIEEIIEPVRFVPLVQGDLA
- the ispF gene encoding 2-C-methyl-D-erythritol 2,4-cyclodiphosphate synthase; the protein is MRIGHGFDVHAFGGEGPLVIGGVRVPFEQGFIAHSDGDVALHALTDALLGAVAMGDIGKLFPDTDPAYKGADSRGLLREAWRRIQQKGYQIGNVDVTIIAQAPKMLPHVPQMRVNIAEDLGCHMDQVNVKATTTEKLGFTGRGEGIACEAVALLVKAETA
- the rpoS gene encoding RNA polymerase sigma factor RpoS, with the protein product MSQNTLKVNELHEDAEFEENGAEVFDEKALVENEPGDNDVAEEELLSQGATQRVLDATQLYLGEIGYSPLLTAEEEVFFARRALRGDIPSRRRMIESNLRLVVKIARRYSNRGLALLDLIEEGNLGLIRAVEKFDPERGFRFSTYATWWIRQTIERAIMNQTRTIRLPIHIVKELNVYLRTARELSHKLDHEPSAEEIAEQLDKPVDDVSRMLRLNERITSVDTPLGGDSEKALLDILADEKDNGPEDTTQDDDMKQSIVKWLFELNAKQREVLARRFGLLGYEAATLEDVGREIGLTRERVRQIQVEGLRRLREILQTQGLNIEALFRE
- the ispD gene encoding 2-C-methyl-D-erythritol 4-phosphate cytidylyltransferase, whose amino-acid sequence is MNNLSSSADVIAVVPAAGIGSRMQAACPKQYLTIGQFTLLEHSVARLLAHPAVKQVVVAIGPDDGWFDTLPLAQDARVLRVTGGDTRAESVLAGLQAVKQGEWVLVHDAARPCLHPDDLARLLAVRQHSKVGAILAAPVRDTMKRAEPGKAAIAHTVERENLWHALTPQFFPHALLMACLTRALNEGATITDEASALEYCGYHPELVSGRSDNIKVTRPEDLALAAFYLTQIQLQESA
- the ftsB gene encoding cell division protein FtsB → MGKLTLLLLVLLGWLQYSLWLGKNGIHDYTRVNDDVASQQANNAKLKARNDQLFAEIDDLNGGSEAIEERARNELGMIKPGETFYRLVPDQNKRNAQQAAQNQQR
- the surE gene encoding 5'/3'-nucleotidase SurE; translated protein: MRILLSNDDGIHAPGIQTLARALRQFAEVQVVAPDRNRSGASNSLTLETPLRTFTHENGDIAVQMGTPTDCVFLGVNALMQPRPDIVVSGINAGPNLGDDVIYSGTVAAAMEGRHLGLPALAVSLNGHQHYATAAAVTCALLRALTREPLRTGRILNINVPDLPLSEVKGFRVTRCGSRHPADQVIRQQDPRGNTLYWIGPPGEKLDAGPDTDFAAVDAGYVSITALHVDLTAPAAQLVLSEWLTQAEVDLAW
- the cysG gene encoding siroheme synthase CysG — encoded protein: MDYLPLFADLKNRPVLVVGGGDIAARKIELLRRAGAHVRVTARELGHELQALHEIAAIEWIAQTFDAEQLEGVFLVIAATDNNALNSQVFDAANARHKLVNVVDDQPKCSFIFPSIVDRSPLVVAISSSGTAPVLARLLREKIEALLPANLGQMATVAGQWRDKVKQRYRQMSERRRFWERAFNGLFASQMAAGNVNEARRTLDRELENDSDNQGEITLVGAGPGDAGLLTLRGLQVMQLADVVLYDHLVSDEVLELVRRDADRICVGKRAGAHSVSQEETNQLLVKLALEGKRVVRLKGGDPFIFGRGGEELQAAKAAGIPFQVVPGITAAAGATAYAGIPLTHRDHAQSVLFITGHCRADSNGIDWPSLARARQTLAIYMGTVKAAEIAAGLIEHGRDPATPVAVIGRGTRQDQQVLTGTLAQLEALAASAPTPALLVIGEVVNLHGQLAWFQHSAQQGTRESAVVNLA
- the cysC gene encoding adenylyl-sulfate kinase; protein product: MAQHDENVVWHDHPVTRAEREQQHGHQGVVLWFTGLSGSGKSTVAGAVEQALHRLGVSTYLLDGDNVRHGLCRDLGFSDDDRKENIRRVGEVAKLMVDAGLVVLTAFISPHRAERQMVRDLLAEGQFVEVFVDTPLAVCEARDPKGLYKKARAGELRNFTGIDSVYEAPESPAIHLDGEQLVTKLTAQLLDLLRHRDIIRS
- the nlpD gene encoding murein hydrolase activator NlpD; translation: MSTGSTIFQLRRLAALTVVGFWLAGCSSSDNTQAPISQIGGNGGMSDASGGGVPAMPRGGMLSGGVPSAPASGGMISGNDNVTTQNGHIVYNRNYGNIPKGSYGGETYTVKRGDTLFYIAWITGNDFRDLAQRNNIAAPYSLSAGQTLQVGNGSGQSITGGNAITAADATQGGVPVTPGSSQIKSTPVAQQPVITYSDDSGNSSGSKLLPSKGANNVATTTAPVIAPPTVSSTTDSTTPVGSWRWPTDGKIIDNFSAAEGGNKGIDIAGSRGQPVVATASGRVVYAGNALRGYGNLIIIKHNDDYLSAYAHNDTMLVREQQEVKAGQKIATMGSTGTSSVRLHFEIRYKGKSVNPLRYLPQR
- the truD gene encoding tRNA pseudouridine(13) synthase TruD, whose amino-acid sequence is MSELLYLHGEPRATGVIKANPEDFVVIEDLGYPYDGEGEQLLVRIRKIGCNTRFVAEALAKFLGVHVRDLSYAGMKDRHAVTEQTLCFRLPGNAMPDLSEFQLEGVEILQVVRHKRKLRTGALAGNAFRLVIRQISDRTEVEQRLQKIQKSGVPNYFGEQRFGREGNNLTQARQWAQDSFRPRDRNKKGLLLSATRSHLFNQVTSARLQRDNCLDAVISGDALQLTGRGSWFVAQAEELAELQQRVDQDELRITAPLAGRGGWGTQAEALEFEQQSLAGAAELITLLERERVDAARRAMRVVPKALRWNWWDDVTLEMEFWLPAGSYATSVVRELLQQEGNDADIAE
- the cysN gene encoding sulfate adenylyltransferase subunit CysN, giving the protein MNTVIAQQIADQGGVEAWLTAQQHKSLLRFLTCGSVDDGKSTLIGRLLHDTRQIYEDQLSSLHNDSKRHGTQGEKLDLALLVDGLQAEREQGITIDVAYRYFSTEKRKFIIADTPGHEQYTRNMATGASTCDLAILLIDARKGVLDQTRRHSFISTLLGIKHLVVAINKMDLVAFNQDRFEQIKQDYLDFAAQLPEDLDIRFVPMSALEGDNVASQSESMPWYSGPTLLDVLETVELNRVVDHQPMRFPVQYVNRPNLDFRGYAGTLASGVVKVGQRVKVLPSGVESTIARIVTFDGDLPEAGAGEAITLVLKDEIDISRGDLLVDADAELKSVQSATVNVVWMAEQPLQPGQSYDVKIAGKKARGRVEKVIHQVEINTLEKRSADSLPLNGIGLVEVTFDEPMVLDQYRQNPVTGGMIFIDRLSNVTVGAGMIEEPQSASRAEVGQYSDFELELNALVRRHFPHWNARDLLGGQ